A genomic segment from Glycine max cultivar Williams 82 chromosome 1, Glycine_max_v4.0, whole genome shotgun sequence encodes:
- the LOC100806935 gene encoding dirigent protein 22: MTTQFVILSLLVSCNTLIYANAEDTGFVGSLDHKALGLKKKDKVSHFRFYFHETFTGSNATTVFVVPPLPQYSSTSSFGAIGVMDNVLTAGPERTSKVVGRVEALAAATSQTEFNLLIFFNFILTQGKYNGSTITVLGRNRTSLKVREIPVVGGTGVFRFATGYAETNTIFFDPQTRSTIEYNIYVSHY, translated from the coding sequence ATGACTACTCAATTCGTCATTCTCTCCCTTCTCGTCTCTTGTAATACCCTCATTTACGCCAATGCCGAAGACACGGGTTTCGTGGGCTCACTAGATCACAAGGCATTGGGTTTAAAGAAGAAAGACAAGGTTAGCCATTTCCGGTTCTACTTCCACGAGACCTTCACCGGAAGCAACGCCACCACGGTCTTCGTGGTTCCGCCGCTCCCCCAGTACAGCTCCACCAGCTCCTTCGGGGCAATCGGGGTCATGGACAACGTCTTGACGGCGGGACCGGAGCGTACCTCGAAGGTGGTGGGGAGAGTGGAGGCCTTGGCCGCTGCCACGTCACAAACGGagtttaatttattgatattttttaacttcATATTAACCCAAGGGAAGTACAATGGGAGCACCATCACCGTGTTGGGGAGGAACCGCACCTCCCTAAAGGTTAGGGAGATTCCTGTGGTTGGAGGCACTGGGGTGTTTAGGTTTGCAACTGGGTATGCTGAAACTAACACCATCTTTTTTGATCCACAAACTAGGTCTACCATTGAGTACAACATCTATGTTTCTCATTATTAA